From a single Nicotiana tomentosiformis chromosome 2, ASM39032v3, whole genome shotgun sequence genomic region:
- the LOC104115668 gene encoding suberization-associated anionic peroxidase-like yields MAFRLSHLSLALSLVALALAGVAIYRNTYEAMSKGFQTLSPEFDLLESAASILTLNNNAKKNSDSKLTQPLSPSACIFSAVRGVVNSAIDRERRMGASLIRLHFHDCFVDGCDGGVLLDDIPGSFQGEKTSPPNNNSARGFEVIEQAKQRVKDTCPNTPVSCADILAIAARDSVVKLGGQGYNVALGRRDARAANFTGALTQLPAPFDNLTVQLRKFNDKNFNAREMVALAGAHTVGFARCATVCNSNNVNPAARLQCNCSVTQNDTNLQQLDTTPAVFDRVYFQDLNRNQGILFSDQVLTGNTTTAAIVTTYSNNGAVFFGDFAAAMIKMGNLPPSQGVQLEIRDVCSRVNPSSVASM; encoded by the exons ATGGCTTTTCGTTTGAGTCATTTGAGCCTTGCCCTGAGCCTTGTGGCTCTTGCACTTGCAGGTGTTGCCATTTATAGGAACACTTATGAAGCCATGAGTAAGGGATTCCAAACACTTTCTCCAGAGTTTGATCTGCTGGAGTCAGCAGCCAGCATTTTAACTCTAAATAATAATGCTAAGAAAAATTCAGACAGCAAGTTAACTCAACCATTATCTCCATCGGCATGCATCTTCTCGGCTGTTCGAGGAGTTGTAAACAGTGCAATTGATAGAGAAAGACGCATGGGAGCTTCTCTCATTCGTCTCCACTTCCATGACTGCTTTGTTGAT GGTTGCGATGGAGGAGTTCTTCTAGACGATATTCCCGGATCATTCCAAGGGGAAAAAACCTCACCACCCAACAACAACTCAGCCAGAGGTTTTGAAGTCATAGAACAAGCTAAACAAAGAGTAAAAGATACTTGTCCCAACACGCCTGTATCTTGCGCAGACATCTTAGCTATTGCTGCTCGGGATTCTGTTGTTAAA CTAGGAGGACAAGGCTATAACGTTGCACTAGGGAGAAGAGATGCAAGAGCGGCCAACTTCACTGGTGCTTTAACTCAGCTTCCAGCTCCATTCGATAATCTAACCGTCCAATTAAGAAAATTTAATGACAAAAACTTTAATGCCCGGGAAATGGTGGCGCTAGCCGGTGCACACACGGTGGGTTTCGCCAGGTGCGCCACCGTGTGCAACAGCAACAATGTTAACCCAGCGGCACGCCTTCAATGCAACTGCTCCGTCACCCAAAACGACACCAACTTGCAACAATTGGATACAACTCCTGCTGTGTTCGACAGAGTTTACTTCCAGGACTTAAACAGGAACCAGGGCATACTTTTCTCGGATCAAGTGTTGACGGGGAATACCACCACTGCTGCTATTGTAACAACCTACAGCAATAACGGTGCTGTTTTCTTTGGAGATTTTGCTGCTGCTATGATCAAGATGGGAAACTTGCCTCCCTCACAGGGCGTTCAATTGGAAATTCGTGATGTTTGTAGCAGGGTCAATCCCAGCTCTGTGGCTTCTATGTAA
- the LOC138905129 gene encoding uncharacterized protein, whose amino-acid sequence MATTLVALLPPRGNRAHSGRNAGNVPQTSTTSQGTHPRFYAMSTRPTAEASDVVITGILTICTLDDYALMDSKSTFSYVTPYFALNFGIKPEQLLEPFSVSTPVEDFVIASCIYRGCVIIIQDRETTTDLIELEIVDFDVIMGMD is encoded by the coding sequence ATGGCTACTACTTTGGTTGCACTGCTCCCACCTAGGGGTAATAGGGCCCATAGTGGGCGCAATGCAGGAAATGTGCCACAAACATCTACTACTTCCCAGGGGACTCATCCTCGTTTCTATGCCATGTCTACTCGCCCTACTGCGGAGGCTTCAGATGTTGTCATCACGGGTATACTTACTATTTGTACTCTAGATGATTATGCTCTTATGGACTCCAAATCTACTTTTTCCTATGTTACTCCGTACTTTGCTTTGAATTTTGGGATAAAGCCAGAACAACTACTTGAACCATTTTCTGTGTCGACTCCGGTGGAAGATTTTGTTATTGCCTCCTGCATTTATAGGGGTTGTGTGATTATAATTCAAGATCGAGAGACTACGACAGACCTCATTGAGTTAGaaatagttgactttgatgtgatcatGGGGATGGATTAG